In Flavobacterium endoglycinae, one DNA window encodes the following:
- a CDS encoding PAS domain-containing protein has product MNQENQPRTPVTVIDKEVTWDKTQVIMSKTNAFGIIEYANEVFVDVCGYEDYELMGQPHNIIRHPDMPKVIFKVLWENLKNGKNFHAIVKNLAKSGRYYWVITDFDIARDENGVIVNYFGRRQSVPQEVIAMHIEPLYKKLLQIEAASGVEFSEKYLIGFLEEKNRTYVEYIKELIYEHEKNQAKFAHYEEENDEEEEHRGFFSRLFNR; this is encoded by the coding sequence ATGAATCAGGAAAATCAGCCTCGAACTCCAGTTACCGTTATTGATAAAGAAGTTACCTGGGACAAAACACAAGTAATTATGAGTAAAACAAATGCTTTTGGTATTATAGAATATGCCAATGAAGTTTTTGTTGATGTTTGTGGTTACGAAGATTACGAATTGATGGGGCAGCCCCATAATATTATTCGTCATCCGGATATGCCGAAAGTTATTTTTAAAGTACTTTGGGAAAATCTTAAAAATGGAAAAAACTTTCACGCTATTGTAAAAAATCTCGCAAAATCAGGAAGATACTATTGGGTAATTACTGATTTCGATATTGCAAGAGATGAGAATGGAGTGATTGTAAATTACTTTGGAAGAAGACAATCTGTTCCTCAAGAAGTAATTGCCATGCATATTGAGCCATTGTATAAAAAGTTACTTCAAATAGAAGCAGCAAGTGGAGTTGAGTTCAGTGAGAAATATTTAATTGGGTTCTTGGAAGAAAAAAATAGAACGTATGTTGAATACATAAAGGAGTTAATTTACGAACATGAAAAGAATCAAGCAAAATTTGCTCACTATGAAGAAGAGAATGATGAGGAAGAGGAGCATAGAGGTTTTTTCAGCCGTTTATTTAATCGATAA
- a CDS encoding 2,3,4,5-tetrahydropyridine-2,6-dicarboxylate N-succinyltransferase, whose translation MNSLQTIIEQAWENRALLQETTTTDAIREVIELVDAGKLRVAEPVGDKWQVNEWVKKAVVMYFPIQKMETWESGIFEYHDKMLLKRNYAEKGIRVVPNAVARYGAYISSGVILMPSYVNIGAYVDEGTMVDTWATVGSCAQIGKNVHLSGGVGIGGVLEPLQAAPVIIEDGAFIGSRCIVVEGVHVGKEAVLGANVCLTASTKIIDVTGDEPVEMKGYVPARSVVIPGSYTKKFAAGEYQVPCALIIGTRKPSTDLKTSLNNALREYDVAV comes from the coding sequence ATGAATTCTTTACAGACTATAATTGAACAAGCTTGGGAAAACAGAGCTTTATTACAAGAAACTACTACAACTGATGCTATTAGAGAAGTTATCGAATTAGTAGACGCAGGAAAATTACGTGTTGCTGAACCTGTTGGTGACAAATGGCAGGTTAACGAATGGGTGAAGAAAGCCGTTGTAATGTATTTCCCAATTCAAAAAATGGAGACATGGGAATCTGGTATTTTTGAATACCATGATAAAATGTTACTAAAAAGAAATTATGCTGAAAAAGGAATTCGTGTAGTACCAAACGCTGTTGCGCGTTACGGAGCTTACATTTCGAGCGGTGTGATCTTAATGCCAAGTTATGTAAACATTGGTGCTTATGTAGACGAAGGAACAATGGTCGACACGTGGGCAACTGTAGGAAGCTGTGCTCAAATTGGTAAAAACGTTCACTTAAGCGGTGGTGTTGGTATTGGTGGTGTTCTTGAGCCATTACAAGCTGCTCCAGTTATTATTGAAGATGGTGCTTTTATTGGTTCTCGTTGTATTGTTGTTGAAGGTGTCCACGTTGGAAAAGAAGCAGTTCTTGGAGCAAACGTATGTCTTACTGCATCTACAAAAATTATAGATGTTACAGGAGATGAGCCAGTTGAAATGAAAGGTTATGTCCCTGCTCGTTCTGTAGTAATTCCTGGAAGTTATACTAAAAAGTTTGCAGCTGGAGAATATCAAGTTCCTTGTGCTTTAATTATTGGTACTCGTAAACCATCTACAGATTTAAAAACTTCTTTAAACAATGCACTTCGTGAATACGATGTTGCGGTTTAA